The sequence below is a genomic window from Xylocopa sonorina isolate GNS202 chromosome 15, iyXylSono1_principal, whole genome shotgun sequence.
CTCGAAACAAGGTACGACAGATGTTCGGACCTTCTTCGCATCCCTCGTCAACTTAACCTCTAAGAATATTCCCAAAAGGATTATCTGTAAACTATGTTCAAACGCTAATTATCCATATCTAAACACTTATTTCCTTGTTCAGTACGTGATACGAACAAAAAGATTATCCGTGCCTTTTTAAATCAATTCCATATTGCGATTCTAATTGTTATATTTATCCAAAGTAATTACTAGTTTTTTACTATAACATTTAACGTGTTCGATAGGTAATTTCAGAGAGCTGTCTGAAATAATAACTAAAAGTACAGATGTTCTCATAAAAAATGGACAACACTTGGATAATGTTCTTGAAACGCTAAATCTGCAAGAACATTCGTTGGGCATTCTGGCAGTGTTGTGCGTGAAATTTTCCATACCTAATCCTAGCGGCACAAACAATGTCGATACTTGTAAACCATTGTTTAATCAGGTACAGGAATTCATCATCGGTTGTAACGGAGAACAAGTTAGATTTGCTTCTGATATATGTGAGTTGTTGGTTTATTTAAAAAAGCAGGCCTGAAAATATTAGTATCTTATCTGTACCGTTCACCTTATAGATGCTGAATTATGTCACTTATTTACTCAAATGTTGGTCGAACTTCAAATACCTTTGCGTGGTATCGAATTATTATGCCGTGCGATACGCAAAATACAGTTGTTTGATAGCCAGCTCACTTCGATACACGCTGATCTTTGCCAACTGTGTCTCCTTTCAAAATGTTTCAAGCCAGCGCTTGAATTCCTCGATATAGACGTTACTGGTATTAGTCAAGAGGAGGGGCAATTTGATTCTAAATACTTTTTACTATACTATTATTATGGTGGTATGATATATACAGCATTGAAGAATTACGATAGAGCATtgtatttttttgaagtatgcGTAACAACACCAGCAATGGCAGTTAGTTACATCATGTTAGAGGCCTATAAGAAGTATATATTGGTCTCCTTAATATTGCACGGGAAAGTTTTAAATCTGCCTAGGTACACAAGTCAAGTAGTCAATAGGTACATGAAACCGTTGGGCCATCAATACCAAGAATTGGCTAATGCCTATCAAATGAATAGTTGCGAGGAGGTACAGAATATTATTACTAAATACCAACAACTTTTTACAAGAGACCACAACATGGGACTGGTGAAACAAGTGCTCAGCTATTTATACAAGAAAAATATACAAAGGTTAACGAAAACTTTTCTGACCCTTAGCTTGAGCGATGTGGCTAGTAGAGTCCAATTATCTGGACCTGCTGATGCGGAGAAATACATACTAAATATggtaaatttattattaatttattatttactGTCCTATAAATATTAAATTCACCTTTTTTTGTTTATATAATCATAGATAGAAGACGGCGAGATTTTTGCAACGATCAATCAAAAAGATGGTATGGTAGTATTTCATGACGACCCAGAGAAATACAATTCACCGCAGATGTTGGCAAAGTTAGAAAAGGAAATGGCAGCATGCATGGAATTGGATAAACGAGTTCTTGAAATGGAGGAAGAAGTTGTCCTCACGCCACAGTACGTTCGGAAAGCTTGCGGGCAAAATGATCAAGATGATCAGACAGCTGGACCTGCCCCAACGAATGTAACAAATGTGCAAGGTCAATCCAAGCATAGCAAATATTCCATGTAACATATACACATCGTTATGCGTTATCTTTATTAAAAAAGagagagcaaaaaaaaaaaacaaaaaagagaaACCGAAGCAAATCTTGTTGAAAAGCGAGGACTCGAACATTTAAGAAGCCTGTTTTGGATGAGGACGAAGGTCCGTAATTTGGCTAgacatcatttttttttttttttttctttttgtacaaaataaaaagaaagcaaAAGTAAAGATTAAAATGTACCCCTCTTATGTCACACATTACACGTAACACATTTTCTGGATCTCTCTAAAATCGAAAAATGATCGATAAGTTGTAAGTTTTGAAGCGTGTCTGTGAATGAGTTGCCAAACTCAAAATATGCTTTATTATCTAACCCTTCTATTAATTTTTGTGTACGAAATACACTATGCATATCTAGaacgaaattaaaaattatttcccTAGCGATTATTCTTACAATTAACATCCGAAGCAGGCTTTATATGTGATACgaaaaagaaatggaaaaattGTACATGTTATAGTTAGAATATTGTGATATATATAGCAGAAACAGTGATCACATTTCTAACGTAAAAAAAAAGCAAGCTACATTTGATTCGTACATGGGCATTTCCAAGGGAATTCATAAAAATTTATCGACCGATATTGCAACAATAACATATGTACATATTGCGTAAAATAAGGAAAATGAAGGAATATAAATCTACTTATCATTTACGAAAAACGCTCAATGCACGATCGTGCAAGGTAAGTACATTATGCTTTTTCAGCTCTATAAAAATTACACATACGCAACCGTCTATTTATATAGGAAATTTAATATACAGGAATATATCGttacaattattttatatatttcaaACGTAGCGAAAAAATATTTAAGATAAATAATTTTGGTTACTATAAAAAGAGTATCTGAGAATTTCAATTACAATTACTTTGTGCCAAGCATTCTACGATGCTTATCCTTCTTTTCGGATGTTTATAACGTCTTCGTATTATCATTATAAAAATACTCGGAATCAATTTATGAggtgtatttattttattagttttaagtaatttcttcGTTTTCTATCTAAcaatgattaacatttaaagatAACAATCTTTTTATTTCCgtaaaaattatttgaaatatttCTTCTTTAGTTTTCGATCCATCAATGAACGTTATCGTTTTACATAAATCTTTGTCTTCCATCAattgatttttatgtttcaaatATTCCGGCCATACAGCTTTTTCAAAGTAACCAGGAACATCCTGTGGTTCGTATACTCTTCCTTTCCTTCTTTCCCAACATTCTTCTTTCGCCAATGTTATGAAGTACTTTTGGTCGCACAAAGTTGAAATAACCTTACATTTGAAAAGCAAGAAGCCTTCTATTATTAAAATGTTTCTATCGTGCGTTTCTTCCGAAAGCTCGCTTTCATTCGAGGAAGATTCGATTAGTTTTAAAATGTCCGAACGCATTTTCTCCATATCCATGCTGGTTATTATTTCCCAGTTAAAGTGATTAAGTTCTTCTATTTTGGTGTGCCGTGGATCATCAACCGGTAAAAAGTAATTGTCTTGATGTACGATGACAGAGTTTTTCAGTTCCTTCTGTAGTCTATTAGCCAGAGAAGTTTTTCCGCTGCATGTTGCACCCGAAATACCAAATACAAACCATCTTTTCGACATTTTTGCCCTTTGTTTTTTAATAGTAGTATAAAAGATACTTTACGTAAGATTTGTATCACTTCCATTATTTTACCGTTCTAGAGCTGTTCTAGTCATGCGCAATGCATATTAATCGTGTTTCGATTTTGTAGTATCTGTCTCTTCTTTCAAGATAGATTTGTCACAACATTCGATCGATAAAAAGTATAATCTTACATCTTATTTACGTCTCCTGTACTTTATATATACGTGAATTTCTTTAGAATAACTTGTTTACGCAAAACCAGTAGGATTCCAATTTTTAGATTCTCTTTCGAATTTGATTTGATTctataataaaaattatatatttttttctcgATATTTGTACATTTAATTATCATGTATTAAAAATATTCTTATGCGTAGAATTCACAATATTtaacatctctctctctctctctctctctctctctctctctccctctctctctctctctgtctctctctctctctctctccttcgctCTTCGATATTAAAATAATccataataattttaattggtAAATGATTTAAAAGAAATTCGTTATAAAAACAAAGGCAGTCGTGGGAATATTACTTGTTGCCTTTGTATAGTGTATCAGCTCCCTCTACAGACAAATAACGCATCACCAACAATTTTAGTGATCGTTGGTAACTGCATCTGGATCATCAGTATGAAATCAGTATTAAAAAAAGATGcagtttataatatttttcaatATCTTTGAATACGTATAGAGGAGAATAAAGTAACATTTCAGATGCCGTTAAATGCGTCTTCCCTCTATGATGTAACACTGGGGATTAATAAAAAAACAGAAATAAAAGCGTTCAGGCAGATCCCCTTATCAGTTCCAATATAAACGATTGCCGACTCAGATCAATCATTATGAAACTGAAGTTAGGTTAAAAATGTAGATAAAGTTGCAGGCACGAACGAAGAGATAAATATACTAAGATTCCATCAGTTATTAAATACAGAAGTATGTACTAAAAAATGATGCAGTTTACATTGCAAGTAGAGACGTTTATTTTAAAAGTAAAACAAATGATTTTTATATCATTTTGAGACAATGTTGTGTTACATCTTTCATAAATTTAACTTATTGAATGAAAAGTACGGCTGAACATGATAAATGGTGAACAGTACTAATCCGCCAATGAAACATAAGCCTGATATAGCAGGTACTACTAACGCGATATCATGAGAACCAAAAAATGCTCGTAATCTGTTATCTTCGATAAATGGTAGGCCAATGATCCAAACGGTATAATAGAGAAATGAAATTGAAGTTACAATTAATATTGCTTTACCTTTTTTACGGTCGTTATTCAACATTTTATATCTCTTAGCCATTTATAATAAATTCAATATTTACATAAATTTGTCTGCGCATGCATGTGTTGACTATTAAATATAgtcataaatatttttatttatcatAAAGCGCAAAAAGTTATTGGTCTACATATTCTTTCTCAAACTTCTTGAAATCTTCTTCGGTGAATGCAGTGGTTTCAGTTTCCTtagatttcttcttcttcttctttggaGTGTTTGGTTTTTTCACGGCTCTGTCTAACAACTGTTATTAAATTTtgtattattaataaaatttgtCATTTTCAATTAGACGAAATTCAGAAACATACTAAGTACCTTATTTGCTGTCTGTAAAGGAATACGATTCTTACTAAGCATTAAAAGTCTTTGTACATTTTTATTTGTAGGATCTTTTTGTCTAGTTAATCTTTTTTGTGCCTCGTAAACGGACACTTTGCTTGATCGTCCCAAAATTGTACAGAGATCTACAATTTAGATTAATATTTCGATAGTTACTAAACACTGGAATGTGCAatgtttttatttaaaaaatttagaGATACCTATTTTATCGTTCTTAGACAATATTCTATGTTTCGGAGGAATCAAATCTAGCGTGCCTTTATATTTCATGTGCTTTTTTCCCTTCTTTCCTATGAATTATAAATATCGTGTAATCTGAGAATACATAAAATGATAATGTAACACTTGTACAAATTGGAAAATCTTACTCTGTTTTACATCGTTTTTGTATCCAAGTAGCTCAAGTCCTTTTTCTACAAGCGAGTTTGACATTTTAaagtaatttttaatttaatatcttttCCGTAAAACGTATCAAAATACGAGTTTCTAAATAACATGATATAACCACAGATAAATGAGAATCTTTACTTGCAATGTGATTAAACGTATGGGTCACTAACACAGTATGTGTATCTGTCACTGGACTTAAAGTAAAAGAATATGGTCTTATAGAAGCGTATCTACGTCAGGCATGGAAATATATAGCATCAGCGACACTAGTGTCTTTCTATGGAAGCTTATTTTAGACCATGAATTTCAGTGGAAGCTTTTAGTGCTCAAGCTTGGTAGTATCGA
It includes:
- the Csn3 gene encoding COP9 signalosome subunit 3 is translated as MASALEQFVNNVRTLSKQGNFRELSEIITKSTDVLIKNGQHLDNVLETLNLQEHSLGILAVLCVKFSIPNPSGTNNVDTCKPLFNQVQEFIIGCNGEQVRFASDIYAELCHLFTQMLVELQIPLRGIELLCRAIRKIQLFDSQLTSIHADLCQLCLLSKCFKPALEFLDIDVTGISQEEGQFDSKYFLLYYYYGGMIYTALKNYDRALYFFEVCVTTPAMAVSYIMLEAYKKYILVSLILHGKVLNLPRYTSQVVNRYMKPLGHQYQELANAYQMNSCEEVQNIITKYQQLFTRDHNMGLVKQVLSYLYKKNIQRLTKTFLTLSLSDVASRVQLSGPADAEKYILNMIEDGEIFATINQKDGMVVFHDDPEKYNSPQMLAKLEKEMAACMELDKRVLEMEEEVVLTPQYVRKACGQNDQDDQTAGPAPTNVTNVQGQSKHSKYSM
- the Nrk1 gene encoding nicotinamide riboside kinase translates to MSKRWFVFGISGATCSGKTSLANRLQKELKNSVIVHQDNYFLPVDDPRHTKIEELNHFNWEIITSMDMEKMRSDILKLIESSSNESELSEETHDRNILIIEGFLLFKCKVISTLCDQKYFITLAKEECWERRKGRVYEPQDVPGYFEKAVWPEYLKHKNQLMEDKDLCKTITFIDGSKTKEEIFQIIFTEIKRLLSLNVNHC
- the LOC143430632 gene encoding uncharacterized protein LOC143430632 produces the protein MAKRYKMLNNDRKKGKAILIVTSISFLYYTVWIIGLPFIEDNRLRAFFGSHDIALVVPAISGLCFIGGLVLFTIYHVQPYFSFNKLNL
- the LOC143430631 gene encoding uncharacterized protein LOC143430631; its protein translation is MSNSLVEKGLELLGYKNDVKQRKKGKKHMKYKGTLDLIPPKHRILSKNDKIDLCTILGRSSKVSVYEAQKRLTRQKDPTNKNVQRLLMLSKNRIPLQTANKLLDRAVKKPNTPKKKKKKSKETETTAFTEEDFKKFEKEYVDQ